In a genomic window of Nocardia fluminea:
- a CDS encoding NYN domain-containing protein yields the protein MSVSEIAPEMPVPAQAGSGSEALSGSDVRRVLLVWDAPNLDMGLGAILGGRPTAAYRPRFDALGRWLLARTAEISVASKGRIEAEATVFTNIAPGTADVVRPWVEALRNVGFAVFAKPKIDEDSDVDADMLAHIAARQRDGGLAGIMVASADGQAFREPLEAIAAKGIPAQVLGFREHASWAVTSDTLGFVDLEDIPGVFREPLPRVSLESLPDEGAWLQPFRPLSALLTSRPGQGVA from the coding sequence ATGAGCGTGAGTGAGATCGCCCCCGAGATGCCGGTGCCCGCCCAGGCAGGTTCCGGTTCCGAGGCGTTGAGCGGTTCCGATGTTCGACGCGTGCTGCTGGTCTGGGACGCGCCGAACCTCGACATGGGGCTCGGCGCCATCCTCGGTGGACGTCCCACCGCCGCTTATCGCCCCCGCTTCGACGCCCTCGGCCGCTGGCTGCTGGCGCGCACCGCCGAGATCTCGGTCGCCTCCAAGGGGCGCATCGAGGCCGAGGCCACCGTGTTCACCAATATCGCGCCCGGCACCGCCGACGTGGTCCGCCCGTGGGTGGAAGCGCTGCGCAATGTCGGTTTCGCGGTGTTCGCCAAGCCCAAGATCGACGAAGACTCCGATGTCGACGCCGACATGCTCGCGCACATCGCGGCCCGTCAACGCGACGGTGGTTTAGCCGGCATCATGGTCGCCTCGGCCGACGGCCAAGCGTTCCGTGAACCACTGGAAGCCATCGCGGCCAAGGGAATCCCAGCTCAGGTGCTCGGATTCCGTGAGCACGCGAGTTGGGCGGTCACTTCGGATACCCTCGGGTTCGTCGACCTCGAGGACATCCCCGGCGTGTTCCGTGAACCGCTACCGCGGGTGAGCCTCGAGTCGCTGCCCGACGAGGGCGCTTGGCTCCAGCCGTTCCGGCCGCTGTCTGCGCTACTCACTTCTCGCCCTGGTCAAGGAGTCGCTTAA
- a CDS encoding DUF2339 domain-containing protein, with amino-acid sequence MPMRGPAREPRVPWWQREGVISRVLAVAGVGVTLVGVLMLLVLAAQAGFFGPVARVVAGSGLSVVLVGLGWRVFGRPGGRVGGIALVATGIAGLYLDVVAVTGYYRWVPGGVGLAVALAVALLGVGIAVRWQSQPLAVGVVVGAAVLSPALTTELMLLGFLVVLQAAGVPVQMRRAWPVLHVARTLPVVLAVLGMAAFSGIEGAIAGSAAEQRPGLLIAAIACAVVGLTGALLAVRRRSDDITASITIALTALPVLAVAVLFDRMVSASITAVLAAVLLGLAATALIPRLRATGEIHGNEPATAGPAAAHPGSPGTAVAPETELVRSVGGWRIARHTALVAALTGAVALLQTCAMAAGGNPRLLATMLFAVGLAFLAVAAVSRTRVAAGLGIAFAVLGGLVMLAIATPETLALQGLAERDLDVATAVAAVVGSGVAAMVAWTVPRLPRCDDPALVTGVWIAVSIAGLYYVLVAAVSSGVSLGGADGFIVGHSVATIVWMVAATGSLFYGLRRLTSSPAVAKVCLVSGLLVAAAALAKLFLFDLATLSGLIRVAAFLAVGILLLLTGTRYARAFAEATPPRRAS; translated from the coding sequence ATGCCGATGCGTGGTCCGGCGCGTGAGCCTCGGGTGCCGTGGTGGCAGCGGGAAGGGGTGATTTCCCGGGTGCTGGCGGTTGCCGGGGTCGGGGTGACCTTGGTCGGCGTGCTGATGCTGCTGGTGCTGGCCGCTCAGGCAGGCTTCTTCGGTCCGGTGGCGAGAGTCGTTGCTGGGAGCGGTCTTTCGGTGGTGCTGGTCGGGCTCGGGTGGCGGGTGTTCGGGCGGCCCGGTGGACGTGTCGGCGGAATCGCGTTGGTGGCCACCGGTATCGCTGGGTTGTATCTCGATGTTGTCGCGGTGACCGGGTACTACCGATGGGTTCCGGGTGGGGTCGGGCTCGCGGTGGCGCTGGCGGTGGCGTTGCTCGGGGTGGGAATCGCGGTGCGGTGGCAGTCGCAGCCGCTGGCGGTGGGAGTGGTGGTGGGCGCCGCGGTGTTGTCTCCGGCGTTGACCACCGAGTTGATGTTGCTCGGGTTCCTGGTGGTGTTGCAGGCAGCAGGCGTTCCGGTGCAGATGCGCAGAGCTTGGCCGGTGCTGCACGTGGCGCGCACCTTGCCGGTGGTCCTCGCCGTGCTGGGCATGGCGGCGTTCAGCGGGATCGAAGGGGCGATCGCCGGCTCGGCCGCCGAACAGCGACCGGGTCTGCTGATTGCCGCTATCGCCTGTGCGGTGGTCGGTCTGACCGGCGCGCTGCTCGCGGTGCGGCGCAGGTCCGATGACATCACCGCGAGCATCACGATCGCGCTGACCGCACTGCCGGTGCTCGCCGTCGCCGTACTGTTCGACCGAATGGTGAGCGCGTCGATCACCGCCGTTCTGGCCGCCGTCCTGCTCGGCCTCGCGGCCACCGCGCTGATTCCGCGGTTGCGGGCTACGGGCGAGATTCATGGCAACGAGCCCGCGACAGCGGGCCCCGCCGCAGCGCATCCCGGCTCCCCGGGTACCGCCGTAGCTCCCGAGACCGAGCTTGTTCGGTCGGTGGGCGGATGGCGGATTGCGCGGCACACGGCGTTGGTGGCGGCACTGACCGGTGCGGTCGCCCTCTTGCAGACCTGCGCCATGGCGGCGGGAGGTAACCCTCGGCTGCTTGCCACCATGCTGTTCGCGGTCGGTCTCGCGTTCCTCGCGGTGGCGGCCGTCAGTCGCACCCGGGTGGCCGCCGGGCTCGGCATCGCGTTCGCCGTACTCGGCGGGCTGGTGATGCTGGCGATCGCCACGCCGGAAACTCTTGCGCTGCAAGGGCTCGCGGAGCGAGACCTCGATGTCGCGACGGCAGTGGCGGCAGTGGTCGGGTCGGGTGTGGCGGCGATGGTGGCGTGGACCGTGCCGCGGCTGCCGCGGTGCGATGATCCGGCGCTCGTCACCGGCGTGTGGATCGCGGTGAGTATCGCGGGGCTGTACTACGTGCTGGTCGCCGCGGTGTCATCGGGCGTATCTCTCGGCGGGGCCGATGGTTTCATCGTCGGGCACAGCGTCGCGACCATCGTGTGGATGGTGGCGGCGACCGGCTCGCTGTTCTACGGGTTGCGCCGGCTCACCAGTTCACCCGCCGTCGCGAAGGTCTGCCTGGTGTCCGGCCTGCTGGTCGCGGCGGCCGCACTGGCGAAACTGTTCCTGTTCGACCTGGCCACCCTGTCCGGTCTGATCCGTGTCGCCGCGTTCCTGGCGGTCGGAATCCTGTTGCTGCTCACCGGAACCCGTTACGCGCGCGCCTTCGCCGAGGCGACGCCACCGCGCCGGGCCTCCTAG
- the trmB gene encoding tRNA (guanosine(46)-N7)-methyltransferase TrmB, with the protein MDDVNDAANHAEPTSHKLSEMPNDAGRRSLTGSRLYPRVTSFRSRRGALTPNQQTSWDRTWPVIGRDVSNDPVEADAWFGREAPLVIEIGTGTGTATAAMAKAEPHLNLIGIEVYQPGLAQLVQQIEREEIENIRLLRGDAVDVLENMVAPESLIGVRVFFPDPWPKARHHKRRLLQAPTFALIASRLEPGGVLHVATDHADYAEHILEVGSKEPLFIGLNDTTGGDSAANRTTAPIGFERPVTKFEGKGLRAGSAINEFIWGKIDR; encoded by the coding sequence ATGGACGACGTGAACGACGCCGCCAACCACGCCGAGCCGACCAGCCACAAGCTGTCGGAGATGCCGAACGACGCGGGCAGGCGCTCGCTCACCGGCTCCCGGCTGTACCCGCGCGTCACGAGCTTCCGCTCGCGGCGGGGCGCGCTGACGCCGAACCAGCAGACCTCGTGGGACCGTACCTGGCCGGTGATCGGGCGCGACGTGTCCAACGATCCGGTCGAGGCCGACGCCTGGTTCGGGCGCGAGGCGCCGCTGGTGATCGAGATCGGCACCGGCACCGGCACCGCGACGGCCGCCATGGCGAAGGCCGAACCGCACCTGAATCTCATCGGCATCGAGGTGTATCAGCCCGGCCTCGCCCAGCTGGTCCAGCAGATCGAGCGCGAGGAGATCGAGAACATCCGGTTGCTGCGCGGCGATGCCGTCGATGTCCTCGAGAACATGGTTGCCCCGGAGTCGCTGATCGGCGTTCGGGTGTTCTTCCCCGACCCATGGCCGAAGGCCCGGCACCACAAGCGCCGCCTGCTACAGGCGCCGACCTTCGCCCTGATCGCCAGCAGACTCGAGCCTGGCGGCGTGCTGCACGTGGCGACCGACCACGCGGATTACGCCGAGCATATTCTCGAAGTAGGCTCCAAGGAACCGCTGTTCATCGGCCTGAACGACACCACCGGCGGCGACAGCGCCGCCAACCGCACTACCGCGCCGATCGGTTTCGAACGGCCCGTCACCAAGTTCGAAGGCAAAGGCCTGCGTGCCGGTAGCGCCATCAACGAGTTCATATGGGGGAAGATCGACAGATGA